A region of Clostridium acetobutylicum ATCC 824 DNA encodes the following proteins:
- the rpoN gene encoding RNA polymerase factor sigma-54 gives MDFELNLTQQQKLVMTQQMQMSIKLLQMSNMELNEYIRSEIEENPLLDGKEVIKNDEYQSEMSKVDYKEFIKYLDFDNYTHENYSYRSEEEEVSPFNFIGSKKSFTEYLLDQLREISIDSETRHICEYIIENLDRDGYLRDSLEDIGMAVHKELKSVQNALNVVQSLEPIGVGARNLAECLKLQIYVRNVNDTKLIEIIDKHLGNIAENKYGVIAKELNITPKEAQEYGDYIKKLEPKPSRGFFTGDEVKYVVPDAFIRKIDDDFYVIMNDSSIPKLSINNTYKNILNTENDKKDVDYVKEKLNSAMFLLKSIEQRKTTLYEVLNEILRYQKAYFVGKTNYLRPMTLKDISEKLGMHESTISRAIREKYVYIDTKGLVKIRDMFTTGIASAYSVSEDKKDMSTQKIKNEIRDLIEKENKKSPLSDQKLSEILKEKGMNISRRTVAKYREEIGIKSSAKRKRY, from the coding sequence TTGGATTTTGAATTGAATTTAACTCAGCAGCAAAAATTAGTAATGACTCAGCAAATGCAGATGTCAATAAAACTTCTTCAAATGTCTAATATGGAATTAAATGAGTATATCAGGAGTGAAATAGAAGAAAACCCACTTCTTGACGGAAAAGAAGTAATAAAAAATGATGAGTATCAGTCAGAAATGAGTAAAGTGGACTACAAAGAATTTATAAAATATCTGGATTTCGATAATTATACTCATGAAAATTATTCATACAGAAGTGAAGAAGAAGAGGTATCACCTTTTAATTTTATAGGTAGTAAAAAGTCCTTTACGGAGTATTTATTAGACCAACTTAGAGAGATAAGTATAGATAGTGAAACTAGGCATATATGTGAATATATAATAGAAAACTTAGATAGGGACGGATATTTACGGGATAGTTTAGAAGATATAGGGATGGCTGTGCACAAAGAGTTAAAAAGTGTACAAAATGCACTTAATGTAGTACAATCCTTAGAACCTATTGGAGTAGGTGCGAGAAATCTTGCAGAATGTTTGAAACTTCAGATTTATGTGAGGAATGTAAACGATACTAAACTAATAGAAATAATTGATAAGCATTTAGGCAATATAGCTGAAAATAAATATGGCGTAATAGCAAAGGAACTTAATATAACTCCAAAGGAAGCTCAAGAATATGGAGATTATATAAAAAAACTAGAGCCTAAGCCTTCGAGAGGATTTTTTACAGGTGACGAAGTAAAATATGTAGTTCCAGATGCGTTTATACGAAAAATAGATGATGATTTTTATGTAATAATGAATGATAGTTCAATTCCTAAATTATCTATAAATAATACCTATAAGAATATATTAAATACTGAAAACGATAAAAAAGATGTGGACTATGTAAAAGAAAAACTTAATAGTGCTATGTTTCTTCTTAAAAGTATAGAGCAGAGAAAAACTACTCTTTATGAAGTTCTAAACGAAATTTTAAGATACCAAAAAGCATATTTTGTTGGAAAAACTAATTATTTGAGGCCAATGACACTCAAAGATATTTCAGAGAAATTAGGTATGCATGAATCAACTATAAGTAGGGCGATAAGAGAAAAGTACGTATATATCGATACAAAGGGTTTGGTAAAAATAAGAGATATGTTCACTACGGGAATAGCAAGTGCTTATTCTGTGTCTGAAGATAAAAAGGATATGTCAACCCAAAAAATAAAAAATGAGATTAGAGATTTGATTGAGAAGGAGAATAAAAAAAGTCCATTGTCTGATCAGAAGCTTTCAGAAATTTTGAAAGAAAAAGGTATGAATATTTCTAGAAGAACTGTAGCAAAATATAGAGAAGAAATTGGTATAAAATCATCAGCTAAAAGGAAACGTTATTAA
- a CDS encoding sugar-binding transcriptional regulator, protein MHEILKLQQKIVPELMDLLEKRYDILRTIKYNQPIGRRILANKIGIGERVVRTEINFLKKQNLINISNPGMSVTKDGEEIIDKLKNFIREFKGLTDIEEFIRINLNIKKVIIVPGDIDEDSTVMNEIGRTAAKFIQSIILDGDIVAITGGTTMKTVVDNYSYSPRYQNTVVVPARGGMERNLQTEANTLAANFADKLGASYKLIHVPDNLSNEALSTIINEKSIKNAIDTIRKADIIIYGVGRADEMSKRRGLSEDEISHILGSGSVAEAFGYFFDKEGNVVYHTPSLGLKTEDIKKAKNIIAVAGSKLKAEAIVATQINGRGNILITDEGTAKEIVKILKGTK, encoded by the coding sequence ATGCACGAGATTCTAAAATTGCAGCAAAAAATCGTTCCTGAGCTTATGGATTTGCTTGAAAAGAGATATGACATTTTAAGAACAATTAAATATAACCAGCCTATAGGAAGAAGAATACTTGCAAATAAAATAGGTATAGGTGAAAGAGTTGTTAGGACAGAAATAAACTTTTTGAAAAAGCAAAATCTCATAAATATAAGCAATCCAGGAATGTCAGTTACAAAAGACGGAGAAGAAATAATTGATAAACTTAAAAATTTCATAAGGGAATTTAAAGGATTAACAGATATTGAGGAATTCATAAGAATAAACCTCAATATAAAGAAAGTTATAATAGTGCCAGGAGATATCGATGAAGATAGTACAGTTATGAATGAAATTGGAAGAACAGCTGCTAAATTTATACAAAGCATAATTCTAGACGGAGATATTGTAGCTATTACTGGTGGTACTACCATGAAAACTGTTGTTGATAATTATAGTTATTCACCTAGATATCAGAACACCGTTGTTGTTCCAGCAAGGGGTGGTATGGAGAGAAATCTTCAAACTGAAGCTAATACTTTAGCTGCCAATTTTGCCGATAAATTGGGTGCTAGCTATAAATTGATACATGTTCCAGATAATTTAAGTAATGAGGCTTTAAGTACAATAATCAATGAAAAAAGCATTAAGAACGCAATTGATACTATACGTAAAGCTGATATAATTATTTATGGAGTTGGAAGAGCTGATGAAATGAGCAAGAGGCGTGGGCTTAGCGAAGATGAAATATCCCACATACTCGGAAGTGGTTCTGTTGCTGAAGCTTTTGGATATTTTTTTGATAAAGAAGGAAATGTTGTATATCACACTCCATCACTGGGACTTAAAACAGAAGATATTAAAAAAGCCAAAAATATTATAGCTGTTGCAGGTAGCAAGCTTAAAGCGGAAGCTATTGTGGCAACGCAAATAAATGGCAGAGGAAATATCCTTATAACAGATGAGGGAACCGCTAAGGAAATAGTGAAAATATTAAAAGGCACTAAATAA
- the gap gene encoding type I glyceraldehyde-3-phosphate dehydrogenase produces the protein MAKIAINGFGRIGRLALRRILEVPGLEVVAINDLTDAKMLAHLFKYDSSQGRFNGEIEVKEGAFVVNGKEVKVFAEADPEKLPWGDLGIDVVLECTGFFTKKEKAEAHVRAGAKKVVISAPAGNDLKTIVFNVNNEDLDGTETVISGASCTTNCLAPMAKVLNDKFGIEKGFMTTIHAFTNDQNTLDGPHRKGDLRRARAAAVSIIPNSTGAAKAISQVIPDLAGKLDGNAQRVPVPTGSITELVSVLKKKVTVEEINAAMKEAADESFGYTEDPIVSADVVGINYGSLFDATLTKIVDVNGSQLVKTAAWYDNEMSYTSQLVRTLAYFAKIAK, from the coding sequence ATGGCAAAGATAGCTATTAATGGTTTTGGAAGAATAGGAAGATTAGCTTTAAGAAGAATTCTTGAAGTACCTGGATTGGAAGTTGTTGCAATAAACGACTTAACTGATGCAAAAATGTTAGCACACTTATTTAAATATGATTCATCACAAGGAAGATTCAATGGAGAAATTGAAGTTAAAGAAGGAGCTTTCGTAGTAAACGGAAAAGAAGTTAAAGTTTTCGCTGAAGCAGATCCTGAAAAATTACCTTGGGGAGATCTTGGAATAGACGTTGTTCTTGAGTGCACAGGTTTCTTCACAAAGAAAGAAAAAGCAGAAGCTCACGTAAGAGCAGGCGCTAAAAAAGTTGTTATATCAGCTCCAGCTGGAAACGACTTAAAGACAATAGTTTTCAACGTTAATAATGAAGATCTTGATGGAACAGAAACAGTTATATCAGGTGCATCATGCACAACTAACTGCTTAGCTCCAATGGCTAAAGTATTAAATGATAAATTTGGAATAGAAAAAGGATTCATGACTACAATTCATGCGTTCACTAATGACCAAAACACATTAGATGGTCCACACAGAAAAGGAGATTTAAGAAGAGCTAGAGCTGCTGCTGTAAGTATCATCCCTAACTCAACTGGTGCTGCTAAAGCTATAAGCCAAGTTATTCCTGACTTAGCTGGAAAATTAGACGGAAACGCTCAAAGAGTTCCAGTTCCAACTGGTTCAATAACTGAATTAGTTTCAGTTCTTAAGAAAAAAGTTACAGTTGAAGAAATCAACGCTGCTATGAAAGAAGCTGCTGATGAATCATTTGGATACACTGAAGATCCAATCGTTTCAGCTGACGTAGTAGGAATCAACTACGGATCATTATTTGATGCAACTTTAACTAAAATTGTTGATGTTAACGGATCACAATTAGTTAAAACAGCTGCTTGGTATGATAATGAAATGTCATACACTTCACAATTAGTTAGAACTTTAGCTTACTTTGCAAAAATAGCAAAATAG
- a CDS encoding phosphoglycerate kinase — MKFNKKTIEDVDVKGKRVLVRCDFNVPLKDGVITDENRLNGALPTIKYLSEHGGKVILCSHLGKAKGPDPSKTLAPVAKRLSELLGREVKFAADDTVVGENAKKAVAELKEGEIVLLENTRFRPEEGKNDDAFSKDLASLADVYVNDAFGTAHRAHCSTVGVTKFVDTAVCGYLIQKELKFLGSAVENPVRPFVAILGGAKVSDKINVINNLLEKVDTLIIGGGMAYTFLKAQGYTIGTSLLEADKVDYAKEMIEKAEAKGVKLLLPIDNIVGAEFKADTKAVTTEDANIPEGYMGLDIGPKTQKLYADAVKEAKTVVWNGPMGVFEFENFAKGTKDVAKAMAESDATTVIGGGDSAAAVNQLGFGDKMTHISTGGGASLEFLEGKELPGIVALNDK, encoded by the coding sequence ATGAAATTCAATAAAAAGACTATTGAAGATGTAGATGTTAAAGGTAAAAGAGTATTAGTTAGATGCGATTTTAATGTACCTTTAAAGGACGGAGTAATAACTGACGAAAACAGACTTAATGGAGCACTTCCAACTATAAAATACCTTTCAGAGCACGGTGGAAAAGTTATTCTTTGTTCACATCTTGGAAAAGCAAAGGGACCAGATCCTTCAAAAACTTTAGCTCCAGTTGCTAAAAGATTAAGTGAATTACTTGGACGCGAAGTTAAATTTGCTGCTGATGATACAGTTGTTGGCGAGAATGCTAAGAAGGCTGTAGCTGAACTTAAAGAAGGAGAAATAGTTCTTCTTGAGAACACAAGATTCAGACCAGAAGAAGGAAAAAATGATGATGCATTCTCAAAAGATTTAGCTTCACTTGCAGATGTATATGTAAATGATGCATTTGGAACTGCTCACAGAGCACACTGCTCAACAGTTGGAGTAACTAAATTCGTAGATACTGCTGTATGTGGATATTTAATTCAAAAAGAATTAAAATTCTTAGGATCAGCTGTTGAAAATCCAGTTAGACCTTTTGTTGCAATTCTTGGAGGAGCAAAAGTTTCTGATAAAATCAATGTTATAAACAATTTACTTGAAAAAGTTGATACATTAATCATCGGAGGCGGAATGGCATACACATTCTTAAAAGCTCAAGGATATACAATAGGAACTTCACTTCTTGAAGCAGACAAAGTTGATTATGCAAAAGAAATGATAGAAAAAGCAGAAGCTAAAGGAGTAAAATTACTTCTTCCTATAGATAATATAGTTGGAGCAGAATTTAAAGCAGATACAAAAGCAGTTACAACTGAAGATGCAAATATACCAGAAGGATACATGGGATTAGATATTGGACCAAAGACTCAAAAGCTTTATGCTGATGCTGTTAAAGAAGCTAAAACAGTTGTTTGGAATGGACCTATGGGAGTATTTGAATTTGAAAACTTCGCTAAAGGAACAAAAGATGTTGCAAAAGCTATGGCTGAATCAGATGCAACAACAGTTATAGGTGGAGGAGACAGTGCTGCTGCTGTTAATCAGTTAGGATTTGGAGACAAAATGACTCATATCTCAACTGGAGGCGGAGCTTCACTTGAATTCTTAGAAGGAAAAGAACTTCCAGGAATAGTAGCTCTTAATGATAAATAA